From the genome of Leptolyngbya iicbica LK, one region includes:
- a CDS encoding Na/Pi cotransporter family protein, with the protein MGGLGLFLLGMTVMTDGLRSLAGNAMRSALMRFTKTPVSGALTGAVTTALLQSSSATTVATVGFVSAGLLRFENALGIIFGANLGTTVTGWLVAILGFKLQLDTAVLPLIFIGASLKLFAGENYAKVGMAIAGFGLIFVGISTLQTAMGEVQGVITPERLPSDTWLGRLQLVTLGIIATIITQSSSAGVATTLAALYAGAINFAQAAALVIGMDVGTTVTAMIATLGGSVDTRRTGLSHVMYNVITAAIALTLITPYVSIWEAIAPGQLTQNAEIGLVAFHTSFNIVGVLLLLPFTAQFARLITHLLPGHGPTFTDGLSHELLDQPDLALRAAQISIQSEFIALLQHIHAILGHTNGQLAELPALQVALDETHSYLDSIQLRSTHANQLERLIAMMHALDHLQRIHERCEEDEDRAYTAQRTVDLAAEYRLLVESVDEAIAALQSSDWYQANQIATTSAKHIHQQVRPYRDQTIAQMAQGELDVVQGTARLEAIRWLRRVSKHIARITGHMQQATLAIGK; encoded by the coding sequence CTGGGCGGCCTTGGTCTATTCCTGCTCGGAATGACAGTGATGACCGATGGCCTGCGATCGCTGGCGGGCAATGCCATGCGATCGGCACTGATGCGGTTTACCAAAACGCCCGTGTCAGGAGCCCTGACCGGAGCGGTGACGACGGCGCTGCTGCAATCGTCAAGTGCCACCACCGTCGCGACGGTGGGATTTGTCAGTGCCGGACTCCTCCGCTTTGAGAATGCGCTGGGCATCATTTTTGGGGCCAATCTGGGCACCACCGTCACGGGTTGGCTCGTAGCGATTCTGGGCTTCAAACTACAGCTCGATACGGCGGTGCTGCCGCTGATTTTCATCGGCGCGAGTCTGAAGCTGTTCGCCGGGGAGAACTACGCCAAGGTCGGGATGGCGATCGCCGGATTTGGCCTGATCTTTGTCGGCATCAGTACCCTGCAAACAGCGATGGGCGAGGTGCAAGGGGTGATCACGCCGGAGCGCCTGCCCAGCGATACGTGGCTGGGCCGATTGCAACTGGTGACCCTGGGCATCATCGCGACCATCATCACCCAATCCTCGAGTGCCGGGGTGGCGACAACGTTGGCGGCGCTCTATGCCGGGGCGATCAACTTTGCTCAAGCAGCGGCGTTGGTCATCGGTATGGATGTCGGTACGACCGTCACGGCCATGATCGCCACCCTGGGCGGTTCTGTGGATACGCGGCGAACGGGACTCTCCCACGTCATGTACAACGTCATTACCGCCGCGATCGCCCTCACGCTGATTACACCTTATGTCTCGATTTGGGAGGCGATCGCCCCAGGGCAGCTCACCCAAAATGCCGAAATCGGCCTCGTCGCGTTTCACACCAGTTTCAACATCGTCGGGGTGCTGTTGCTGCTGCCCTTCACCGCGCAGTTTGCCCGGTTGATTACGCACCTGCTGCCAGGCCATGGCCCTACCTTTACCGATGGCTTGAGCCACGAACTGCTCGACCAGCCAGATCTCGCTCTCCGGGCGGCGCAAATCTCTATTCAGTCAGAGTTCATCGCCCTGTTGCAGCATATTCATGCCATTCTCGGACACACCAACGGCCAGCTCGCGGAACTCCCGGCTTTGCAGGTGGCTCTCGACGAAACCCACAGCTATCTCGACAGCATCCAGCTCCGCAGCACCCACGCTAACCAACTGGAACGCTTAATCGCGATGATGCACGCCCTCGATCATTTGCAACGCATCCACGAGCGCTGCGAAGAAGATGAAGACCGCGCCTACACGGCCCAAAGAACGGTAGATTTGGCAGCGGAATATCGGCTGCTGGTGGAGAGTGTAGATGAGGCGATCGCCGCCCTGCAAAGCAGTGATTGGTATCAAGCCAACCAAATTGCGACCACCAGCGCTAAACACATTCACCAACAGGTGCGCCCCTATCGCGACCAGACCATTGCCCAAATGGCGCAAGGCGAACTTGATGTCGTGCAAGGCACAGCCCGCCTGGAAGCGATTCGCTGGTTGCGGCGCGTCAGTAAACACATCGCCCGGATTACAGGGCACATGCAGCAGGCCACTTTAGCGATCGGAAAATGA
- a CDS encoding Uma2 family endonuclease, which produces MIASPQPALTPDEYLRFEAESLTKHEYIDGQAFAMAGASDVHVTIAGNLFALLRSHVRGTGCRVYIADMKVRVDAKNCFYYPDVVVTCDARDAETSTYKRFPKLIVEVLSDSTEAFDRGDKFTDYQSLDTLEEYVIINTRHERVECFRRTPDNLWLLQSYTPADETATFELQSLQFVETLAALYEDVTLEPTPPASGDVTE; this is translated from the coding sequence ATGATTGCGTCTCCTCAACCCGCATTGACGCCGGATGAGTATCTGCGCTTCGAGGCGGAGAGCCTAACCAAACACGAATATATTGACGGCCAGGCGTTTGCGATGGCGGGCGCGAGTGATGTGCATGTCACGATCGCGGGCAACCTATTCGCCCTGCTGCGTAGTCATGTACGCGGTACAGGCTGTCGGGTTTACATCGCTGATATGAAAGTGCGCGTCGATGCCAAGAACTGCTTTTACTATCCCGATGTGGTGGTCACCTGCGATGCGCGAGATGCGGAGACTTCGACGTATAAGCGTTTTCCTAAGCTGATTGTAGAGGTGCTGTCGGATTCGACGGAGGCTTTTGACCGAGGCGACAAATTTACCGATTATCAGAGCCTCGACACGCTGGAAGAGTACGTGATCATCAATACTCGCCATGAGCGAGTGGAATGCTTTCGCCGGACGCCAGATAACCTTTGGCTGTTGCAGAGCTATACCCCCGCTGACGAGACGGCAACATTTGAACTGCAAAGCCTACAGTTCGTCGAGACGCTGGCCGCGCTGTATGAAGATGTGACCCTGGAACCAACTCCACCAGCATCGGGTGATGTCACTGAGTGA
- the metH gene encoding methionine synthase — protein sequence MTHAFLEHLHRPDRPVVVFDGAMGTNLQVQNLTAEDFGGPEYEGCNEYLVMTKPEAVAKVHRGFLEAGADVIETDTFGGTSIVLAEYDLADKAYELNKVAAELAKSVAAEFSTSEKPRFVAGSMGPGTKLPTLGHIDFDTLKAAYVEQAKGLIDGGVDLMLVETCQDVLQIKAALNGIEEAFEATGTHLPIMVSVTMEQQGTMLVGTEMAAALAILEPYPIDILGLNCATGPDLMKDHVKHLAEQSPFAISCIPNAGLPENVGGQAVYHLSPMELRMALMHFVEDLGVQVIGGCCGTRPEHIAQLAEIAKDLHPKERPVRGGRGAGEQGRQDTLAPHPPSPPSPQIDPRPALNYVPSSASIYSPQPYDQDNSFLIVGERLNASGSKKCREMLNAEDWDGLVALARSQVKEGAHVLDVNVDYVGRDGERDMHELVSRLVTNVTLPLMLDSTEWQKMEAGLKVAGGKCILNSTNYEDGDERFFKVLELAKKYGAGVVVGTIDEDGMARTAEKKFQIAQRAYRDALEYGIPARELFFDTLALPISTGIEEDRVNGKETIEAIRLIRENLPGSHIMLGVSNVSFGLNPAARVTLNSVFLHEAMQVGLDGAIVSAAKILPLAKIDPEHQKICRDLIYDNREYDGDIVTYDPLTKLTTLFEGKSLKKKEAIAKDLPVEERLKQHIIDGERIGLEDALADALKQYEPLHIINTFLLDGMKVVGELFGSGQMQLPFVLQSAQTMKAAVAYLEPFMEKSDSDGSGKGTFIIATVKGDVHDIGKNLVDIILSNNGYKVVNLGIKQPVENIIQAYREHNADCIAMSGLLVKSTAFMKDNLATFNEAGITVPVILGGAALTPKFVHEDCQNTYNGKVVYGKDAFADLHFMDKLMPAKSEGNWDDLKGFLDEEMALVEEQGSNGAGEPVVLDEETNPSTPHPPSPPASADTRRSEAVEINIPRPTPPFWGTKILNPEDIPLDEVFWYLDLQALFVGQWQFRKPKEQSREEYDAFLQETVHPILDKWKARILAEKLLHPQIVYGYFPCLAEGNSLHIYDPAVLEAGEQGSQGAEQPDAAVSVAPHPPSPLAPIATFTFPRQKSLRHLCIADFFLPKDQAKPGEFDVFPMQAVTVGEIATEFAQKLFQADQYTDYLYYYGLSVQTAEAMAEWCHARIRRELGYRDQEPDTLREVLQQRYQGSRYSFGYPACPHIPDQYVQLDLLQTDRIGMYMDESEQLYPEQSTTAIVTYHPVAKYFSA from the coding sequence ATGACCCACGCCTTTTTAGAGCACCTTCATCGTCCCGATCGCCCCGTTGTTGTGTTTGACGGCGCGATGGGCACGAACCTGCAAGTGCAAAACCTGACCGCCGAGGATTTTGGCGGGCCAGAGTACGAAGGCTGTAACGAATACCTCGTGATGACTAAACCGGAAGCGGTCGCCAAAGTGCATCGTGGCTTTCTGGAGGCGGGAGCTGATGTCATCGAAACCGATACCTTTGGCGGCACCTCCATTGTGCTGGCTGAATACGACCTAGCGGATAAAGCCTACGAACTGAACAAAGTCGCTGCCGAACTCGCGAAAAGCGTCGCTGCCGAATTTTCCACTTCCGAAAAGCCCCGCTTCGTAGCGGGTTCGATGGGACCGGGCACCAAGCTGCCCACCCTCGGCCACATCGACTTTGACACGCTGAAGGCCGCCTATGTGGAGCAGGCCAAAGGACTCATCGACGGCGGCGTGGACCTGATGTTGGTCGAAACCTGTCAGGACGTGCTGCAAATCAAAGCGGCACTAAACGGCATCGAAGAAGCGTTTGAGGCCACGGGAACCCACCTGCCCATCATGGTCTCCGTCACGATGGAGCAGCAGGGCACCATGCTCGTCGGCACCGAGATGGCCGCTGCCCTGGCAATCCTGGAACCGTACCCCATCGACATTTTGGGCCTGAACTGCGCCACCGGCCCCGACTTGATGAAAGACCACGTCAAGCACCTGGCGGAGCAGTCCCCCTTTGCCATCTCCTGTATCCCCAACGCCGGACTCCCCGAAAACGTCGGCGGTCAAGCGGTCTACCACCTCTCCCCGATGGAACTGCGCATGGCGTTGATGCACTTCGTCGAAGACCTCGGCGTACAGGTGATCGGCGGCTGCTGCGGCACCCGGCCCGAGCACATCGCCCAACTGGCCGAGATTGCCAAGGATTTGCACCCGAAGGAACGACCCGTGCGGGGAGGCAGAGGAGCAGGGGAGCAGGGGAGACAAGACACCCTAGCCCCCCATCCCCCTAGCCCCCCATCCCCCCAAATCGATCCTCGTCCCGCGCTCAACTACGTCCCCTCCTCCGCGTCCATCTACAGTCCCCAGCCCTACGACCAGGACAATTCGTTCCTGATTGTGGGTGAGCGGCTGAATGCGAGCGGTTCGAAGAAGTGCCGCGAGATGCTGAATGCGGAAGACTGGGATGGGCTGGTGGCGCTGGCGCGATCGCAGGTCAAAGAGGGTGCCCATGTCCTCGACGTGAACGTGGACTATGTGGGGCGCGATGGCGAGCGCGACATGCACGAACTCGTGTCCCGACTCGTCACCAACGTGACGCTACCCCTGATGCTCGACTCCACCGAGTGGCAAAAGATGGAAGCGGGGCTGAAAGTTGCGGGCGGTAAGTGCATTCTCAACTCCACCAACTACGAAGACGGCGACGAGCGCTTCTTCAAGGTGTTGGAACTGGCGAAAAAGTACGGCGCGGGCGTGGTGGTCGGCACCATCGACGAAGACGGCATGGCCCGTACCGCTGAGAAGAAATTCCAGATTGCCCAACGGGCGTATCGGGATGCGCTGGAGTACGGCATTCCGGCCCGTGAGCTGTTCTTTGACACCCTGGCGCTGCCCATCTCCACCGGGATTGAAGAAGACCGGGTGAACGGCAAGGAAACCATCGAAGCGATTCGCCTGATCCGGGAAAATCTGCCCGGTAGCCACATCATGCTGGGGGTTTCCAATGTTTCCTTTGGTCTGAATCCGGCGGCGCGGGTGACACTGAACTCGGTGTTCCTCCACGAAGCGATGCAGGTGGGCCTGGATGGGGCGATCGTCAGTGCCGCCAAAATCCTGCCCCTCGCCAAAATCGATCCCGAGCATCAAAAGATTTGTCGCGACTTGATCTACGACAACCGCGAATACGACGGCGATATTGTCACCTACGATCCCCTGACGAAGCTGACGACGCTGTTCGAGGGCAAGAGCCTGAAGAAGAAAGAGGCGATCGCCAAAGACCTCCCTGTCGAAGAACGCCTGAAACAGCACATCATTGACGGCGAACGGATTGGTTTAGAAGACGCCCTAGCGGATGCCCTGAAACAATACGAACCGCTCCACATCATCAATACCTTCTTGCTCGACGGCATGAAGGTCGTCGGTGAACTGTTCGGCTCCGGGCAAATGCAGCTTCCCTTTGTGCTGCAATCCGCTCAAACCATGAAAGCGGCAGTAGCTTACCTGGAACCCTTTATGGAGAAGTCCGACAGCGACGGTTCCGGCAAGGGCACCTTCATCATCGCCACGGTGAAAGGCGACGTTCACGACATCGGCAAAAACCTGGTGGACATCATCCTTTCCAATAACGGCTACAAGGTCGTCAACCTGGGCATCAAGCAGCCCGTGGAGAACATCATTCAGGCTTACCGCGAGCACAACGCCGACTGCATCGCCATGAGCGGTCTGCTGGTGAAGTCCACTGCGTTCATGAAAGACAACCTGGCCACTTTCAACGAAGCAGGCATCACCGTTCCCGTCATCCTTGGCGGCGCGGCCCTCACCCCCAAGTTCGTCCACGAAGACTGTCAGAACACCTACAACGGCAAAGTCGTCTACGGCAAAGATGCGTTCGCCGATCTGCACTTTATGGATAAGCTCATGCCCGCGAAGTCGGAGGGGAATTGGGATGACCTCAAAGGCTTTTTGGATGAGGAGATGGCTTTGGTAGAGGAGCAGGGGAGCAACGGAGCAGGGGAGCCGGTTGTCCTTGACGAAGAGACCAATCCCTCAACTCCCCATCCCCCTAGCCCCCCTGCCTCCGCCGACACTCGCCGCTCTGAGGCCGTCGAAATCAACATCCCTCGACCCACGCCACCGTTCTGGGGCACCAAGATTCTCAATCCCGAGGATATTCCTCTCGACGAGGTGTTCTGGTATCTGGACTTGCAGGCGCTGTTTGTGGGTCAGTGGCAGTTCCGCAAGCCCAAAGAGCAGTCGCGGGAAGAGTACGACGCCTTTTTGCAGGAGACGGTGCATCCGATTCTGGATAAGTGGAAGGCTCGCATTCTGGCGGAAAAGCTGCTGCATCCGCAAATCGTGTACGGCTATTTCCCCTGTCTGGCGGAAGGGAATTCATTGCACATCTACGATCCGGCTGTGCTGGAAGCAGGGGAGCAGGGGAGCCAGGGAGCAGAGCAACCGGATGCGGCTGTCAGCGTAGCCCCTCATCCCCCTAGCCCCCTAGCCCCGATCGCGACCTTCACCTTCCCCCGCCAAAAGTCCCTGCGTCACCTCTGTATCGCTGACTTCTTCTTGCCGAAGGATCAGGCCAAACCGGGTGAATTCGACGTATTCCCGATGCAGGCGGTCACGGTGGGCGAAATTGCGACGGAATTTGCCCAAAAGCTGTTCCAGGCAGACCAATACACCGACTACCTCTACTACTACGGGCTGTCGGTACAGACGGCGGAAGCGATGGCGGAATGGTGCCATGCCCGCATTCGACGGGAGCTGGGCTACAGGGATCAAGAACCTGACACCCTCCGCGAAGTGCTCCAGCAACGCTATCAGGGATCGCGGTACAGCTTTGGTTATCCTGCCTGTCCCCACATTCCCGATCAGTACGTGCAGTTAGACTTGCTCCAAACCGATCGCATCGGCATGTACATGGACGAAAGCGAACAGCTCTATCCTGAACAGTCCACAACCGCGATCGTCACGTATCATCCCGTCGCGAAATATTTCAGCGCCTAA
- a CDS encoding AI-2E family transporter: MKLSDWISLICFVLSLVILWQFRGILLLVFAAIVLAIALNSLVRRLVRRFEVLRPRAVLMAMGIVLVVMTLFSVLVVPLFANQFEQLLELVPQGFNRLDRWVAGLSANPPEWVPDIVADFELPRLNNLIEQFLTFSGQFFGNFVSFFSGSVVTLLQMLLLFVLTIMFLSDPQAYRRLLLRLFPSSYRRRADEILDKCEWSLLCWLGGVSVNSLFVATLSFLGLVVLQVPYPFANAMLAGLFNFIPNIGPALSAIFPIIVALSQSFGSAIGVVILYVVIQNLESYWFSPMMMRKQISLLPAATLVVQLFFANFLGPVGLILALPLAVVCKTWIEEAWIIDVLEKGQAVTSEGSAASLESETPPAIESTNQSE; the protein is encoded by the coding sequence TTGAAACTCTCAGATTGGATTAGCCTCATCTGTTTTGTACTGTCTTTGGTGATTCTCTGGCAGTTTCGCGGCATTTTGCTGCTGGTGTTTGCGGCGATCGTTCTCGCCATTGCGCTCAATAGTTTGGTGCGGCGCTTGGTGCGGCGTTTTGAGGTTCTCCGCCCTCGCGCCGTCCTCATGGCGATGGGCATCGTGCTGGTCGTGATGACCCTATTTTCGGTGTTGGTGGTACCGCTGTTTGCCAATCAGTTTGAGCAGTTATTAGAACTCGTACCCCAGGGCTTTAATCGGTTAGATCGATGGGTGGCAGGGCTTTCTGCTAATCCACCCGAGTGGGTGCCCGATATCGTGGCTGACTTTGAGTTGCCGCGTCTCAATAATTTGATTGAGCAATTTTTAACCTTTAGCGGGCAGTTTTTCGGCAATTTTGTGAGCTTTTTCTCCGGCTCGGTCGTCACCCTCTTGCAAATGCTCCTGCTGTTCGTACTAACTATCATGTTTTTGAGCGATCCGCAGGCGTATCGGCGCTTGTTGCTGCGCTTATTTCCTTCTAGTTATCGGCGGCGAGCAGACGAAATTTTAGATAAATGCGAGTGGTCGCTACTGTGTTGGCTGGGGGGCGTCTCCGTCAACTCTTTGTTTGTCGCGACCTTGAGCTTTTTGGGATTGGTGGTTTTGCAGGTGCCTTATCCGTTTGCTAATGCGATGCTGGCAGGCTTGTTCAACTTTATTCCGAACATCGGTCCGGCATTAAGCGCCATCTTCCCGATTATCGTCGCGTTGTCACAATCCTTTGGTAGCGCGATCGGGGTGGTGATCCTGTATGTCGTGATTCAGAATCTGGAGAGCTATTGGTTTAGCCCGATGATGATGCGCAAGCAAATCTCTCTGTTGCCCGCAGCGACCTTAGTGGTGCAGCTCTTTTTTGCTAACTTTCTCGGGCCGGTGGGACTGATTTTGGCTTTGCCCTTAGCCGTGGTGTGTAAAACCTGGATTGAGGAAGCCTGGATTATCGACGTTTTAGAAAAAGGTCAGGCAGTCACGTCCGAAGGCTCTGCGGCGTCTCTAGAATCTGAGACGCCGCCAGCGATCGAGTCAACTAATCAGTCAGAATAG
- a CDS encoding GatB/YqeY domain-containing protein, with amino-acid sequence MSLKDRISEDIKTAMKAKDKLRLETVRSIKKVIIEEESTARGKGQESLTEAQELAILTRLAKQRKDAIAQYTDANRTDLADQEAAELTIIEEYLPAQVSDAEIEAIIDGLIAKTGATSAKDMGKVMGPAMKELQGRADGAKVQAMVKSKLAG; translated from the coding sequence ATGAGCCTCAAAGACCGCATTTCTGAAGACATCAAAACCGCGATGAAGGCCAAAGATAAACTACGCCTTGAAACGGTACGCAGCATCAAAAAGGTCATCATCGAAGAAGAAAGTACGGCCCGAGGCAAGGGGCAAGAGTCACTGACAGAAGCGCAAGAACTGGCGATTTTGACGCGGTTGGCTAAGCAGCGCAAGGACGCGATCGCTCAATATACCGACGCCAACCGTACCGACTTGGCAGATCAGGAAGCCGCCGAACTGACCATCATTGAAGAGTACCTGCCAGCGCAAGTCTCCGACGCCGAAATTGAGGCGATCATCGACGGTCTGATTGCGAAAACGGGAGCCACTTCGGCTAAAGACATGGGCAAAGTCATGGGACCAGCCATGAAAGAATTGCAAGGTCGCGCTGACGGCGCCAAAGTGCAGGCGATGGTCAAATCAAAGCTGGCCGGATAA
- a CDS encoding low-complexity tail membrane protein, with protein MTSHRRDPYLWLHLAGLATVPLWLDVCLAGLAVGEPIVPPWLEITTLTLVSVLPIVWLQLQRPFYIFSVPGLALRPDRLSVERRRLLTIQRNWWSRGLVVLTAIALWFMLYRLYQMAPMAIDLPWLSDKSRATGWAICAGGFGLANLFALVPATVVPLLLISPRQLEHTTPFKVTKVLTNFLVVGVRLGRILPDASAASETFISESIGPTQPAVGEQPDQTPAASPGTDKVIVEKQSIAPESAEVTIPHSADSSPVIQSKSLSAPEGSDEAQSAVVEEPEVNLGGDSDEHVADATEIDKDDPSVSTPSMAPPSDLLTAWPVAPFAEDKVSGGESQTAIKEFGSHMINHRSAISAADVSITAEPPHRLIPEDSDSTTAIVPPPERHQALQQKMDGTSTTHSDASEPGDDAVEASKVVTPAADNGGVSELRPGLHSVPTSLDPS; from the coding sequence ATGACTTCTCACCGCCGCGATCCTTACCTTTGGCTACATCTAGCGGGTTTGGCTACGGTGCCCCTTTGGCTTGATGTATGTCTGGCAGGATTAGCGGTTGGTGAGCCTATTGTGCCGCCTTGGTTGGAGATCACAACCTTAACGCTAGTCAGTGTGTTGCCGATTGTTTGGTTGCAGCTGCAGCGGCCGTTCTATATCTTTAGCGTGCCGGGGCTGGCTCTCCGGCCAGATCGACTCTCAGTCGAGCGGCGACGTTTATTGACGATTCAGCGGAACTGGTGGAGCCGGGGGCTCGTGGTGCTCACTGCGATCGCGCTTTGGTTCATGCTGTATCGCCTGTATCAGATGGCTCCCATGGCGATCGACTTACCCTGGCTATCTGACAAGTCTCGGGCAACAGGCTGGGCGATTTGTGCTGGGGGCTTTGGGCTGGCTAATTTATTCGCTTTAGTGCCAGCGACGGTCGTCCCGCTTCTGCTGATTTCACCGCGACAACTAGAACATACAACGCCGTTTAAAGTCACGAAGGTCTTAACGAATTTTTTAGTGGTAGGCGTACGGCTGGGCCGGATTTTGCCGGATGCCTCCGCAGCGTCGGAAACCTTCATTTCAGAGTCGATCGGGCCTACTCAGCCAGCTGTTGGTGAGCAGCCTGACCAAACGCCAGCCGCTTCACCAGGAACCGATAAAGTCATTGTTGAGAAGCAATCTATTGCGCCCGAGAGTGCTGAGGTGACGATTCCTCACTCAGCAGATTCGAGTCCTGTAATTCAGTCTAAAAGTTTGTCTGCGCCCGAAGGGAGTGACGAGGCTCAGTCTGCTGTTGTAGAAGAACCTGAAGTGAATTTAGGAGGCGATTCAGACGAGCACGTCGCTGATGCCACCGAGATCGACAAGGACGACCCCTCGGTGTCTACACCGAGCATGGCGCCGCCTTCGGATCTGTTAACGGCATGGCCAGTAGCTCCATTCGCAGAGGACAAAGTGTCTGGCGGCGAGAGTCAGACCGCAATCAAGGAATTTGGGTCTCATATGATCAACCACAGATCGGCAATATCTGCAGCAGATGTATCGATAACGGCAGAGCCTCCTCATCGTCTAATACCTGAAGATTCAGACTCGACTACCGCGATCGTTCCGCCGCCAGAGCGACATCAAGCTTTGCAGCAGAAAATGGATGGGACATCGACTACTCATTCAGACGCTTCTGAGCCGGGGGATGATGCCGTAGAGGCGTCTAAGGTGGTCACTCCTGCAGCTGATAATGGTGGCGTATCTGAGCTTCGCCCTGGTTTGCATTCAGTGCCTACCAGTTTGGATCCCAGTTAA